Proteins encoded by one window of Mercenaria mercenaria strain notata chromosome 4, MADL_Memer_1, whole genome shotgun sequence:
- the LOC128546062 gene encoding monocarboxylate transporter 13-like — MVRKIFLVIACLFLHMISAGMSLSFGVLYREMRIEFGSSQSEAAWIASIFNGLLGLLGIPLSFITNKIGERWPAVCGSVLLSLGMLTSIFATKMSNVYMTYGLLAGLGAGISHYCGYTVLTPHFDNTWRPVAMTVAGAGIPLSALILPPVLTILIEQFDWRKAFMFLACLSFLGIPAGLSFFPPKLHIDSGSESSPGQQNSWKLSLSRCLKNLNYMLYFVTTCVVYLVAYAPATLLPDLMHEFGRSSSEVYSCVMTMGACDLVGRLLSGFLVHKIPSKLALIHSAGIMVLCVSSGLIALSRSIGTFVIMSAFLGLGSGCFFGLHFVTSAQLLPVVDVRFGYGLVLTFGGLSLVAGMPLAGFVSDHFKTERGAFIFSSILFFIGSLLELITGIREVCGQKSRKSYAMESVENTSYVTGEEFQVHSKKRDDVVVVDSSYI, encoded by the exons ATGGTGAGGAAGATATTTCTTGTAATCGCGTGTCTGTTTCTGCATATGATATCCGCTGGGATGAGCCTCTCATTTGGCGTTTTATACAGGGAAATGAGGATAGAGTTCGGGTCAAGTCAGTCAGAAGCGGCCTGGATCGCGTCTATTTTCAACGGATTGCTAGGACTTTTAG GTATTCCACTGAGTTTTATTACTAACAAGATAGGTGAGAGATGGCCGGCTGTGTGTGGTTCGGTACTTCTATCACTTGGCATGCTGACAAGTATATTTGCAACCAAAATGAGCAATGTGTATATGACATACGGGTTACTTGCAG GTTTAGGCGCTGGAATATCACATTACTGCGGATATACTGTCCTGACACCTCACTTTGACAACACATGGCGCCCTGTGGCAATGACTGTCGCCGGTGCTGGAATTCCACTGAGTGCTTTGATATTACCGCCTGTCCTAACAATACTGATAGAACAATTTGATTGGAGGAAAGCTTTCATGTTTCTCGCATGCTTATCATTTCTTGGGATACCAGCAGGTCTTAGTTTCTTTCCACCGAAACTACACATAGACTCCGGTTCAGAATCAAGTCCTG GCCAGCAAAACAGTTGGAAGTTATCTCTATCAAGATGTCTAAAAAACCTTAACTACATGTTATACTTTGTGACAACGTGTGTAGTATATCTCGTTGCTTATGCTCCTGCAACACTTTTACCGGACCTTATGCATGAATTCGGTAGAAGTTCCAGTGAGGTGTATAGCTGTGTGATGACAATGGGAGCCTGTGACTTGGTTGGTAGATTGTTGTCTGGATTTTTGGTGCACAAGATCCCGAGTAAGTTGGCATTAATTCACAGTGCCGGCATAATGGTTCTATGTGTGTCATCGGGTCTAATTGCGTTATCGAGATCTATTGGAACTTTTGTTATCATGTCAGCATTTCTTGGTTTAGGGTCAG GTTGTTTTTTTGGATTACACTTCGTCACGTCTGCTCAGTTACTTCCTGTTGTAGACGTTCGATTCGGTTATGGCCTTGTTTTGACTTTTGGGGGATTGTCACTTGTAGCTGGGATGCCTCTTGCAG GATTTGTAAGCGATCATTTCAAGACAGAAAGGGGAGCATTTATTTTCTCAAGTATTCTGTTCTTTATTGGATCTTTGCTTGAACTAATAACTGGAATAAGGGAAGTATGTGGACAAAAATCAAGAAAGTCATATGCTATGGAATCTGTGGAAAATACTTCATACGTTACAGGCGAAGAGTTTCAAGttcatagtaagaaaagagatGATGTTGTAGTTGTTGATTCTTCGTATATTTGA